The following proteins come from a genomic window of Methanocella conradii HZ254:
- a CDS encoding DUF1894 domain-containing protein: MACLNDYDYDILLSHQTYKASEEFILSNYWETYYVEPGYTVLGLRILGDEYVPIAVEDNTNNLIIPYTKPCMGTFVVRIKNVPEEVERIRKSYEKTITLKQWRKHADDKIK, encoded by the coding sequence ATGGCATGCTTGAATGACTATGATTACGATATTTTATTATCACATCAAACGTATAAGGCTTCAGAAGAGTTCATCCTCTCTAATTATTGGGAGACGTACTATGTGGAGCCAGGCTATACGGTGCTTGGGCTGCGCATCCTGGGGGACGAGTACGTCCCCATAGCGGTGGAGGATAACACGAATAACCTGATAATACCATACACGAAGCCGTGTATGGGTACCTTCGTGGTGCGCATAAAGAACGTGCCGGAGGAGGTCGAGCGCATCAGGAAGAGCTACGAGAAGACGATAACGTTGAAGCAATGGAGAAAACACGCTGACGA